A window from Chryseobacterium vaccae encodes these proteins:
- a CDS encoding aminodeoxychorismate synthase component I, which produces MFSMNHQKFMKMDELSLQKVPYFFMIDFLSENIEIYTESEIEKPGLLIDFQTFSNTKRKPKLNKNIEWKSFPETLESFKIGFDKVQKNIRLGNSYLVNYTRKTEIQTNLSLEEIFYHSNAKYKVFYKDFFVFFSPETFVKIIDGKILTYPMKGTIDASIDNAAEVLKNDKKEKAEHYTVVDLLRNDLSMVADDVKVDQFQHIDLIKTWQKDLYAMSSEISGTIKPEFEGKTGSMMKKLLPAGSILGAPKPKTLEIILDAEGYDRGYYTGVCGWFDGKNLDSCVMIRFIEKEEDRLYFKSGGGITHMSRLEDEYQEMKNKIYVPIH; this is translated from the coding sequence ATGTTTTCAATGAATCATCAAAAATTTATGAAAATGGACGAACTTTCCCTACAGAAGGTTCCTTACTTTTTCATGATCGACTTCCTTTCGGAAAATATAGAGATATATACAGAGTCTGAAATAGAAAAGCCAGGCTTACTAATTGATTTTCAAACATTTTCAAACACAAAAAGGAAACCTAAACTTAACAAAAATATTGAATGGAAATCCTTTCCCGAAACATTAGAAAGTTTTAAAATAGGATTTGATAAAGTTCAGAAAAATATACGCCTTGGAAACTCTTACCTTGTAAATTATACTAGAAAAACTGAAATTCAAACGAATTTAAGCCTTGAAGAAATTTTTTATCATTCAAATGCGAAATACAAAGTTTTTTATAAAGATTTTTTTGTATTTTTTTCTCCTGAAACTTTTGTAAAAATTATAGACGGCAAAATTCTGACCTACCCGATGAAAGGTACTATTGACGCATCAATAGATAATGCCGCTGAAGTATTGAAGAACGATAAAAAGGAAAAAGCAGAGCACTATACGGTAGTGGATCTCCTCAGAAATGACCTCAGCATGGTAGCAGATGATGTAAAAGTGGATCAGTTCCAGCATATCGACCTCATCAAAACCTGGCAGAAAGACCTGTACGCCATGAGCTCTGAAATATCAGGAACAATAAAACCTGAATTTGAAGGAAAAACAGGAAGTATGATGAAAAAATTGCTTCCCGCAGGTTCCATACTGGGTGCGCCCAAGCCAAAAACGCTGGAAATTATTCTGGACGCTGAAGGTTATGACAGAGGATATTATACAGGAGTCTGCGGCTGGTTCGATGGTAAAAACCTTGACAGCTGCGTTATGATCCGTTTTATTGAGAAAGAAGAAGATCGTCTGTATTTCAAAAGCGGAGGCGGCATCACCCATATGAGCAGATTAGAAGACGAGTATCAGGAAATGAAAAACAAAATCTATGTCCCAATTCATTGA
- a CDS encoding aminotransferase class IV encodes MSQFIESIKVEDQEIFLLELHQKRVNQTFTHFGKEGSIDLAKIFKNLQHDEDGLFKLRISYDLDKRVRTQMIPYAIPEIHDFQLVENNSFDYSFKFEDRKELDKMKMKSKAEEIIIVKNNHITDTSFSNILFLKGKDWFTPSSYLLNGVQRQNLLKQKKIKETEITLQNIKQFSHFQLINAMNDFDDMFIYPISRITNLPGNEEYLDL; translated from the coding sequence ATGTCCCAATTCATTGAAAGCATTAAAGTAGAAGATCAGGAAATCTTTTTACTGGAATTACATCAGAAACGTGTTAACCAGACCTTCACTCATTTCGGGAAAGAAGGCTCTATTGATCTGGCCAAAATCTTTAAAAACCTTCAGCATGATGAAGACGGACTTTTCAAGCTCCGGATTTCTTATGATCTGGATAAAAGGGTCAGAACACAGATGATTCCTTATGCTATTCCTGAGATCCATGATTTTCAACTGGTTGAAAATAACAGCTTTGACTATTCCTTCAAATTTGAAGACCGGAAAGAATTAGATAAAATGAAAATGAAGTCTAAGGCAGAGGAAATCATTATTGTTAAAAACAACCATATTACTGATACTTCCTTCTCCAATATTCTCTTTCTTAAAGGTAAAGACTGGTTTACACCATCCTCATACCTTCTGAACGGAGTACAGAGACAAAATCTTCTGAAGCAGAAAAAAATAAAGGAAACAGAAATCACCCTGCAGAATATCAAGCAGTTTTCCCATTTTCAGCTGATCAACGCCATGAATGACTTTGATGATATGTTTATTTATCCGATAAGCAGAATTACCAACCTGCCTGGAAATGAAGAATATCTGGACCTTTAA
- the menD gene encoding 2-succinyl-5-enolpyruvyl-6-hydroxy-3-cyclohexene-1-carboxylic-acid synthase — MKKYSSKRSIQILAHLLQQYGISDVVISPGSRNAPLAIHFSEIDAFNCYSIVDERSAAFVGMGMAKSEKKPVAITCTSGSAVANYYPAVTEAFYQNIPLLILSADRPTDFVDIFDGQTIRQRDIFHQHSYGDFQLLEDSKDGAEDVNFDLIKKAIELCFEKQGPVHINIPLEEPLYELVSELPAFPTVEKTIKHKDYEIPSNLVADWHTSQRIMLLVGTRDYSPELENQLTQLVKNHSVVVLSEANSNLYHEKFFRHIDRYIFNFTEEDYKTYAPDLLITVGQNVVSKKVKQFLRKARPKQHWHLDEVWQPDTYFSLTEKIEVKPEVFFSKLLNFINLEPRPYFNLWDVLRDKKDTRHQQFLNKVDFSDFYFFNKASQTIPENYNVHFSNSSAIRYAQLFDFGKRKIYCNRGTSGIDGCTSTAMGFAIKNANPTLLITGDLSFFYDINGLWNQYIPPFVRIIIFNNGEGNIFKIIPGPGNANPNTLDEFIATKHRKHAEHLAKHFGFSYIKVEDEPTLDRVLENFFKPDTQPKILEVNTYGKNSADVQKAYFEFMKGN, encoded by the coding sequence ATGAAAAAATATTCTTCTAAGAGAAGTATTCAGATACTTGCCCATCTTCTTCAGCAGTACGGAATTTCGGACGTTGTGATCTCTCCTGGATCAAGAAATGCTCCTTTGGCGATTCATTTTTCAGAGATTGATGCTTTCAACTGTTACAGCATTGTAGATGAAAGAAGTGCGGCTTTTGTTGGAATGGGTATGGCAAAAAGTGAGAAGAAACCGGTGGCAATTACCTGTACCAGTGGTTCTGCTGTGGCTAATTATTATCCGGCTGTTACCGAAGCTTTTTATCAGAATATTCCGCTTTTAATCCTGAGTGCTGACAGACCGACTGATTTTGTTGATATCTTTGACGGGCAGACGATCAGACAGAGGGATATTTTTCATCAGCATTCTTACGGTGATTTCCAGCTTTTGGAAGACAGCAAAGACGGGGCAGAAGATGTTAATTTTGATCTCATTAAAAAAGCAATTGAGCTTTGTTTTGAAAAGCAGGGTCCCGTACATATCAATATTCCTTTAGAAGAACCTTTATATGAACTGGTTTCTGAGCTTCCGGCTTTTCCTACAGTGGAAAAAACCATCAAGCATAAAGACTATGAGATTCCATCCAATCTTGTTGCAGACTGGCATACCTCCCAAAGGATCATGCTTCTGGTCGGGACGAGGGATTATAGCCCTGAGCTTGAAAATCAGCTTACACAGTTGGTTAAAAATCATTCGGTAGTGGTTTTAAGCGAAGCGAATTCCAATCTTTATCATGAAAAGTTTTTCAGACATATAGACCGCTATATCTTTAATTTCACGGAAGAAGATTATAAAACGTATGCTCCGGATCTTCTGATTACGGTAGGACAGAATGTAGTTTCTAAAAAAGTAAAACAGTTTTTAAGAAAAGCCCGCCCGAAACAGCACTGGCATCTGGATGAAGTATGGCAGCCGGATACCTATTTCTCCCTAACGGAGAAAATTGAAGTAAAACCGGAAGTTTTCTTTTCAAAGCTTCTAAATTTCATCAATCTTGAACCGAGACCTTATTTCAACCTATGGGATGTTTTAAGGGATAAAAAAGATACCAGACATCAGCAGTTTCTGAATAAGGTTGATTTCTCTGATTTTTATTTCTTTAATAAAGCATCACAGACCATCCCGGAAAATTATAATGTCCATTTCAGCAACTCTTCGGCAATCCGTTACGCTCAGCTGTTCGATTTTGGAAAGAGAAAAATATACTGCAACAGAGGAACAAGCGGTATTGATGGATGTACGTCTACAGCAATGGGATTTGCCATTAAAAATGCTAATCCAACCCTTTTAATTACAGGCGATCTTAGCTTTTTCTATGACATCAATGGGTTGTGGAATCAATACATTCCACCGTTTGTGAGAATTATTATTTTCAATAACGGGGAAGGAAATATCTTTAAGATCATTCCGGGACCGGGCAATGCCAATCCCAATACTTTAGATGAGTTTATTGCCACAAAGCACCGGAAGCATGCAGAACATCTGGCGAAGCATTTCGGTTTCTCCTATATTAAAGTAGAGGATGAACCTACACTCGACAGGGTTCTTGAGAATTTCTTCAAGCCTGATACGCAACCGAAAATCCTCGAAGTAAATACCTATGGAAAGAACAGTGCAGATGTTCAGAAAGCGTATTTCGAGTTTATGAAAGGAAATTAA
- a CDS encoding isopenicillin N synthase family dioxygenase produces MDKIPSVDLRDFLSDNPERKQKFVNEIGKAYEEIGFVALKGHFLDDKLVDDLYGEVKNFFDQPTETKQKYEIPGIGGQRGYVGFGKETAKGFKKGDLKEFWHFGQYVSDDSKYKAEYPDNVIVEELPRFNEVGKEAYQMLEKTGQYVLRALALHLGLDEFYFDDKIAEGNSILRPIHYPPITEEPDDAVRAAAHGDINLITLLMGAQGKGLQVQNHNGEWIDAIAEPDELMINVGDMLSRHTNNKLKSTIHRVVNPPRELWGTSRFSIPFFMHPISAMSLNALENCVDENNPKLYEDTTAGEFLHERLIELGLIKK; encoded by the coding sequence ATGGATAAAATACCTAGTGTAGACCTGCGTGATTTCCTTTCGGACAACCCGGAACGCAAACAGAAATTTGTAAATGAAATCGGAAAAGCTTATGAAGAAATTGGTTTTGTAGCCTTAAAAGGCCATTTTCTTGATGACAAACTAGTAGATGATTTATATGGAGAGGTAAAAAACTTTTTTGACCAACCAACGGAAACAAAACAGAAGTATGAAATTCCGGGAATTGGTGGCCAGAGAGGGTATGTAGGATTCGGTAAAGAAACTGCAAAAGGTTTCAAAAAAGGAGACTTAAAAGAGTTTTGGCACTTTGGACAGTATGTGTCTGATGATTCAAAATACAAAGCTGAGTATCCTGACAACGTAATCGTTGAAGAACTTCCAAGATTCAACGAGGTAGGTAAAGAAGCTTACCAGATGCTTGAAAAAACAGGCCAGTACGTACTGAGAGCATTGGCACTTCACCTTGGTCTGGATGAGTTTTACTTTGACGATAAGATCGCTGAAGGAAATTCTATTTTAAGACCTATCCATTATCCGCCAATCACAGAAGAACCGGATGATGCTGTAAGAGCAGCAGCACACGGAGACATCAACCTTATCACACTCCTAATGGGTGCTCAGGGTAAAGGACTTCAGGTTCAGAACCACAACGGGGAATGGATTGACGCCATCGCAGAACCGGATGAATTGATGATCAATGTTGGTGATATGCTTTCAAGACATACCAACAACAAACTGAAATCAACAATTCACAGAGTGGTAAACCCACCTAGAGAATTATGGGGAACTTCAAGATTCTCTATTCCCTTCTTCATGCACCCAATCAGTGCTATGTCTTTAAATGCCCTTGAAAACTGTGTGGATGAAAATAATCCAAAGTTATACGAGGACACAACAGCAGGAGAATTTCTGCATGAAAGACTGATAGAATTAGGTCTGATCAAAAAATAA
- a CDS encoding bacteriocin-like protein, giving the protein MKNLKKLNKGQLKGISGAGITRPEPDFCMYYCNGMIVCATCSDDFKCPEGDPTM; this is encoded by the coding sequence ATGAAAAATCTAAAAAAACTAAACAAAGGGCAGTTAAAAGGCATTTCTGGTGCTGGAATCACACGTCCTGAGCCAGACTTCTGCATGTATTACTGCAATGGCATGATTGTTTGTGCAACCTGCAGTGATGATTTTAAATGTCCTGAAGGAGATCCTACAATGTAA
- a CDS encoding PA0069 family radical SAM protein: MQNGNFIKGQGAQRNLINRFDRYTFEPEDEDFETMKTTFTEVFPKTIVNQVKSEDLPMEYSMNPYQGCEHGCSYCFARPTHEYWGYSAGIDFERKIMVKKNAPELLEKFFQKRGYKPAPILLSGNTDCYQPAERQFEITRKLLKVCLDYRHPVNVLTKNALVLRDLDILQPLAEQNLVSVSLSIPTINEELRRKMEPRTSSSQNKLKAVEILSEHHIPVHVMVAPIIPGLNSDEPLGILKAISEAGAKSFGYTLVRLNDTVEPVFVQWIEKTFPDRAQKVLNLIRSMRGGKLGEKKLFDRQKGEGNIAEMIHNTFKIGRKKFFDGGAFPKLSTAGFTGAKDQQLRLFD; encoded by the coding sequence ATGCAGAACGGAAATTTCATAAAAGGACAAGGCGCTCAGCGAAACTTAATCAACCGTTTCGACAGGTATACTTTTGAGCCCGAGGATGAAGATTTCGAAACAATGAAGACAACTTTCACAGAAGTTTTTCCAAAAACAATCGTCAATCAGGTAAAAAGTGAAGACCTTCCGATGGAATATTCTATGAATCCTTATCAGGGATGTGAGCATGGCTGTTCTTATTGTTTTGCAAGACCAACCCATGAATATTGGGGATACAGTGCCGGAATTGATTTTGAAAGAAAAATCATGGTAAAGAAAAATGCTCCGGAACTCCTTGAAAAATTTTTTCAGAAAAGAGGATATAAGCCTGCACCAATTTTGCTTTCCGGAAATACAGATTGTTACCAGCCTGCGGAACGGCAATTTGAGATCACAAGAAAATTACTCAAGGTGTGTCTTGATTACCGTCACCCTGTTAATGTGCTGACAAAAAATGCATTAGTGTTAAGAGATCTGGATATTCTACAGCCTTTGGCAGAACAAAATCTTGTTTCTGTCTCATTGAGTATTCCCACCATCAATGAAGAGCTCAGACGAAAGATGGAGCCTAGAACCAGCTCATCCCAGAATAAACTGAAAGCAGTTGAAATTCTTTCTGAACACCATATTCCTGTGCATGTTATGGTAGCACCCATTATTCCGGGTCTGAACAGTGATGAGCCATTAGGAATTCTGAAAGCTATTTCGGAGGCAGGAGCTAAAAGTTTCGGCTATACCCTGGTAAGGCTGAATGATACTGTTGAACCTGTTTTTGTGCAGTGGATCGAAAAAACTTTCCCGGACCGGGCGCAAAAAGTGCTGAACCTGATCCGTTCTATGCGTGGTGGAAAATTAGGAGAGAAAAAACTTTTTGACAGGCAGAAAGGGGAGGGTAATATTGCGGAAATGATTCATAACACGTTTAAGATCGGAAGGAAAAAATTCTTTGATGGAGGAGCGTTTCCTAAACTTTCTACAGCAGGTTTTACAGGAGCTAAAGATCAGCAGCTGAGGTTGTTTGACTGA